The following coding sequences lie in one Streptomyces sp. NBC_00510 genomic window:
- a CDS encoding alpha/beta hydrolase, whose amino-acid sequence MSRPPFLTLPENATAYPLETARGAFAVLDAVPPAGTPRRGTALLVPGFTGSKEDFVALLEPLAAAGYRTVAVDGRGQHESPGPRDEAAYAQAELAADVVAQTAALGTAPGEPVHLLGHSMGGLVVRAAVLAEHGDGAALPWASLTLMSSGPAAIEPAQQARTKLLLEALSAMDMEGVWRAMRELDAEDLEGTANAEGAVEEFLHRRWLATAPEQLTATGRQLLDEPDRVAELAAVPLPKLVLSGAVDYAWPVPWLDAMAERLGARRVVVEGAEHSPNAEQPARTAGALIGFWG is encoded by the coding sequence ATGAGCCGACCGCCGTTCCTGACGCTGCCCGAGAACGCCACCGCGTACCCCCTGGAGACGGCCCGCGGCGCCTTCGCCGTGCTGGACGCCGTCCCGCCGGCCGGCACGCCGCGGCGCGGCACCGCCCTGCTGGTGCCCGGGTTCACGGGCAGCAAGGAGGACTTCGTCGCGCTGCTCGAGCCGCTCGCGGCCGCCGGCTACCGCACGGTCGCCGTGGACGGCCGGGGCCAGCACGAGTCGCCGGGCCCGCGGGACGAGGCGGCGTACGCACAGGCCGAGCTGGCCGCCGACGTCGTCGCGCAGACCGCCGCACTGGGCACCGCTCCCGGCGAGCCGGTGCACCTGCTGGGGCACTCGATGGGCGGCCTGGTCGTCCGCGCCGCCGTCCTGGCCGAGCACGGCGACGGCGCCGCCCTGCCCTGGGCGTCGCTCACCCTCATGAGTTCCGGTCCGGCCGCCATCGAACCCGCCCAGCAGGCCCGTACGAAGCTGCTGCTCGAGGCGCTGTCCGCGATGGACATGGAGGGCGTGTGGCGCGCGATGCGCGAGCTGGACGCCGAGGACCTCGAAGGCACGGCGAACGCCGAGGGCGCGGTCGAGGAGTTCCTGCACCGCCGCTGGCTGGCGACGGCGCCCGAACAACTGACGGCCACCGGCCGGCAGCTGCTCGACGAGCCGGACCGGGTGGCGGAACTCGCGGCCGTGCCCCTGCCGAAGCTGGTGCTCTCCGGCGCGGTGGACTACGCCTGGCCCGTCCCGTGGCTGGACGCGATGGCCGAGCGCCTCGGCGCCCGCCGCGTGGTGGTCGAGGGGGCCGAGCACTCCCCCAACGCCGAGCAGCCGGCCCGCACCGCCGGCGCGCTGATCGGCTTCTGGGGTTAG
- a CDS encoding NYN domain-containing protein, with product MNDDALSAIAAGIERTNELLQRVLAEVATTPATHAVFVDAGYVYAAAGRLVAGTEDRRAFELDAEGIIEAFIDRARTLFADSRLLRVYWYDGARRRIHTAEQERIAELPDVKVRLGNLNASRQQKGVDSLIRSDLESLARHRAISDAVLIGGDEDLVSAVEAAQGYGARVHLWGIEAADGRNQADPLLWEVDSLRTLDLDFCKPYITRRTAPVYGDAPIPTGPIPTREDVHFVGARVASQWLATRGRDSLAELLPGHPYLPPAYDQELLVEAEGMLNISLRGHADLRRVLRDGFWEHLQARL from the coding sequence ATGAACGACGACGCCCTTTCCGCCATCGCCGCCGGCATCGAGCGCACGAACGAGCTCCTGCAGCGGGTGCTCGCCGAGGTCGCCACGACCCCGGCGACCCACGCCGTGTTCGTCGACGCCGGGTACGTGTACGCCGCGGCCGGTCGCCTCGTCGCGGGCACCGAGGACCGGAGGGCCTTCGAACTCGACGCCGAGGGCATCATCGAGGCCTTCATCGACCGGGCCCGCACCCTCTTCGCCGACAGCCGCCTGCTGCGCGTCTACTGGTACGACGGCGCCCGCCGCCGCATCCACACCGCCGAGCAGGAACGCATCGCCGAGCTCCCCGACGTCAAGGTGCGGCTCGGCAACCTCAACGCCAGCCGCCAGCAGAAGGGCGTCGACTCGCTGATCCGCAGCGACCTGGAGTCACTGGCCCGGCACCGCGCCATCAGCGACGCCGTCCTGATCGGCGGCGACGAGGACCTGGTCTCCGCGGTCGAGGCCGCCCAGGGCTACGGCGCCCGCGTCCACCTGTGGGGCATCGAGGCCGCCGACGGCCGCAACCAGGCCGACCCCCTGCTGTGGGAGGTCGACAGCCTGCGCACCCTCGACCTCGACTTCTGCAAGCCGTACATCACCCGGCGCACGGCCCCCGTCTACGGCGACGCGCCGATCCCCACCGGGCCCATCCCGACCCGTGAGGACGTGCACTTCGTCGGGGCCCGGGTCGCCTCGCAGTGGCTGGCGACGCGCGGCCGCGACTCCCTGGCCGAGCTGCTGCCCGGCCACCCGTACCTGCCGCCGGCCTACGACCAGGAACTGCTCGTCGAGGCCGAGGGCATGCTCAACATCTCGCTGCGCGGCCACGCCGACCTGCGGCGCGTGCTGCGCGACGGCTTCTGGGAGCACCTGCAGGCGCGGCTCTAA
- a CDS encoding MarC family protein produces the protein MFSLTLFGSVFVTLFVIMDPPGITPIFLALTSGRAAKVQRRMAWQAATVALGVITVFGICGQQILDYLHVSVPALMIAGGLLLLLIALDLLTGKADEPTQTKDVNVALVPLGMPLLAGPGAIVTVILAVQRAHGFGQQLSVWVAIVAMHVVLWLTMRYSLVIIRLIKDGGVVLVTRLSGMLLSAIAVQQIANGVFGFIRGEG, from the coding sequence CTGTTCTCCCTCACCCTGTTCGGGTCGGTCTTCGTCACGCTCTTCGTGATCATGGACCCGCCCGGGATCACCCCGATCTTCCTCGCCCTCACCTCCGGCCGCGCGGCCAAGGTCCAGCGCCGTATGGCCTGGCAGGCCGCCACCGTCGCGCTGGGCGTCATCACCGTCTTCGGCATTTGCGGCCAGCAGATCCTGGACTACCTGCACGTCTCGGTGCCGGCCCTGATGATCGCCGGCGGTCTGCTCCTGCTGCTCATCGCCCTCGACCTGCTCACCGGCAAGGCGGACGAGCCCACCCAGACCAAGGACGTCAACGTCGCGCTGGTGCCGCTCGGCATGCCGCTGCTCGCCGGGCCGGGCGCGATCGTGACGGTGATCCTCGCGGTGCAGCGCGCGCACGGGTTCGGGCAGCAGCTGTCGGTGTGGGTCGCCATCGTCGCGATGCACGTGGTGCTCTGGCTGACGATGCGTTACTCACTGGTGATCATCCGTCTGATCAAGGACGGCGGTGTGGTGCTGGTCACCCGGCTCTCCGGCATGCTGCTCTCGGCGATCGCGGTGCAGCAGATCGCCAACGGGGTCTTCGGCTTCATCCGCGGCGAGGGCTGA
- a CDS encoding PHP domain-containing protein: protein MRIDLHTHSTASDGTDTPAELVRAAAAAGLDVVALTDHDTVGGYAEAEKALAELHAAGAAAPVLVTGAELSCRIDGVSLHMLAYLFDPQEPELHRERELVRDDRMPRAQAMVARLREHGVPVTWDRVAEIAGDGAVGRPHIAQALIEAGLVDSIAEAFTPEWIGPGGRAYVEKHELDPFEAIRLVKNAGGVTVFAHPAAVKRGTCVPEGVIHDLAAAGLDGIEVDHMDHDEPTRAHLRALAAELGLLPTGSSDYHGTRKTVRLGEYTTDPEVYRELVRRATGAAPLTRP from the coding sequence GTGCGAATCGATCTGCACACCCACTCCACGGCCTCCGACGGCACGGACACCCCCGCAGAGCTGGTCCGGGCCGCGGCCGCGGCCGGGCTGGACGTCGTGGCCCTCACCGACCACGACACGGTCGGCGGCTACGCCGAGGCCGAGAAGGCGCTGGCCGAACTGCACGCCGCGGGCGCCGCGGCGCCGGTCCTGGTCACCGGCGCCGAACTCTCCTGCCGCATCGACGGGGTGAGCCTGCACATGCTCGCCTACCTCTTCGACCCGCAGGAGCCGGAGCTCCACCGGGAGCGCGAGCTCGTGCGCGACGACCGGATGCCCCGCGCGCAGGCCATGGTCGCCCGGCTCCGCGAGCACGGGGTGCCGGTGACCTGGGACCGCGTCGCCGAGATCGCCGGCGACGGTGCCGTGGGCCGGCCGCACATCGCCCAGGCGCTGATCGAGGCGGGACTGGTGGACAGCATCGCCGAGGCGTTCACGCCCGAGTGGATAGGGCCGGGCGGGCGCGCCTACGTCGAGAAGCACGAACTCGACCCCTTCGAGGCGATCCGGCTCGTCAAGAACGCGGGCGGGGTGACGGTCTTCGCCCATCCCGCCGCCGTCAAGCGCGGCACCTGCGTGCCCGAGGGCGTCATCCACGACCTGGCCGCGGCCGGGCTCGACGGCATCGAGGTGGACCACATGGACCACGACGAGCCGACCCGTGCCCACCTGCGCGCCCTCGCGGCGGAGCTGGGACTGCTCCCCACCGGGTCCAGCGACTACCACGGCACCCGCAAGACCGTCCGGCTCGGTGAGTACACCACCGACCCCGAGGTCTACCGGGAGCTCGTCCGCCGGGCCACCGGCGCGGCGCCCCTCACCCGTCCCTGA
- a CDS encoding suppressor of fused domain protein yields MVDVLGLVEARLHMAFGEPDARAAVTFLGTERIEVLRFREGELLRYVTLGMSRAPMNDPVTVVADPVRGPRAELVLTLRGGRGADTDKVLRPLAVLAASPQVEGVVVAPGNSLDVSEPLWPGAAFSAVLVAEPGGLVEDLELDAPMDPVRFFPLLPMTANEAAWKRVRGAGALQERWLQAGTDLRDPQRAAVPLTD; encoded by the coding sequence ATGGTCGACGTACTGGGGCTCGTTGAGGCGCGGCTGCACATGGCCTTCGGTGAGCCGGACGCCCGCGCCGCGGTCACCTTCCTGGGCACCGAACGGATCGAGGTGCTGCGCTTCCGCGAGGGTGAGCTGCTGCGGTACGTCACCCTGGGCATGTCGCGCGCACCGATGAACGACCCCGTCACCGTCGTCGCGGACCCGGTGCGCGGCCCGCGCGCGGAGCTCGTGCTGACCCTGCGCGGCGGGCGCGGCGCCGACACGGACAAGGTCCTGCGGCCGCTCGCCGTACTGGCCGCCAGCCCCCAGGTCGAGGGCGTCGTCGTCGCGCCGGGGAACTCGCTGGACGTGAGCGAACCGCTGTGGCCCGGGGCGGCGTTCTCGGCCGTCCTGGTCGCCGAGCCCGGTGGTCTGGTGGAGGACCTGGAACTCGACGCCCCGATGGACCCGGTCCGCTTCTTCCCGCTCCTGCCGATGACGGCGAACGAGGCCGCCTGGAAGCGGGTGCGCGGCGCCGGGGCGCTCCAGGAGCGCTGGCTGCAGGCGGGCACCGACCTGCGCGACCCGCAGCGCGCGGCGGTCCCCCTGACGGACTGA
- a CDS encoding magnesium and cobalt transport protein CorA, whose translation MSMIRDLRAVVRPALRKSSTSYDYGPDRSRTSSATPSSVVDCAVYRDGRRGSDHISPREALEKVRGGNEGFVWIGLHEPSEREFAEIAEVFGLHPLAVEDAVHAHQRPKLERYDDTLFMVFKTIRYVEHAELTATSEVVESGEVMVFTGRHFVITVRHGGHGSLRALRHRLEDDPELLAKGPSAVLHAIADQVVDDYLAVSEAVQDDIDEVEIDVFSAQGKSPRATDAGRIYQLKREVLEFKRAVSPLLRPMQMLSERPMRVVDPEIQKYFRDVADHVARVHEMVVGFDDLLNSILQANLAQAAVAQNEDMRKITSWAAIIAVPTMICGVYGMNFEHMPELHWRYGYPMVLVAIGGICLAIHRILRRNGWL comes from the coding sequence ATGTCGATGATCCGCGACCTGCGCGCAGTCGTCCGCCCCGCCCTGCGCAAGAGCAGCACGTCATACGACTACGGCCCGGACCGCTCCCGCACCTCGTCGGCCACGCCCAGCTCGGTCGTGGACTGCGCCGTCTACCGGGACGGCCGCCGCGGCAGCGACCACATCTCGCCGCGCGAGGCCCTGGAGAAGGTGCGCGGCGGCAACGAGGGCTTCGTCTGGATCGGCCTGCACGAGCCGTCGGAGCGGGAGTTCGCGGAGATCGCCGAGGTGTTCGGACTGCACCCGCTGGCCGTGGAGGACGCCGTCCACGCCCACCAGCGGCCGAAGCTGGAGCGCTACGACGACACGCTCTTCATGGTCTTCAAGACCATCCGCTACGTCGAGCACGCCGAACTCACCGCCACCAGCGAGGTGGTGGAAAGTGGCGAGGTGATGGTCTTCACCGGCCGGCACTTCGTCATCACCGTCCGGCACGGCGGCCACGGCTCGCTGCGCGCCCTGCGGCACCGCCTGGAGGACGACCCCGAGCTGCTCGCCAAGGGGCCCTCCGCGGTGCTGCACGCCATCGCCGACCAGGTCGTGGACGACTACCTGGCGGTCAGCGAGGCCGTGCAGGACGACATCGACGAGGTGGAGATCGACGTCTTCTCCGCCCAGGGCAAGTCCCCGCGGGCCACCGACGCGGGGCGCATCTACCAGCTCAAGCGCGAGGTGCTGGAGTTCAAGCGGGCGGTGTCCCCGCTGCTGCGCCCGATGCAGATGCTCAGCGAGCGGCCGATGCGCGTGGTCGACCCCGAGATCCAGAAGTACTTCCGGGACGTGGCCGACCACGTCGCCCGCGTCCACGAGATGGTGGTCGGCTTCGACGACCTGCTCAACTCCATCCTGCAGGCCAACCTCGCCCAGGCGGCCGTCGCGCAGAACGAGGACATGCGCAAGATCACCTCATGGGCGGCGATCATCGCCGTCCCGACCATGATCTGCGGTGTGTACGGCATGAACTTCGAGCACATGCCGGAACTCCACTGGCGGTACGGCTACCCGATGGTGCTGGTCGCGATCGGCGGGATCTGCCTCGCCATCCACCGCATCCTGCGCCGCAACGGCTGGCTGTAG
- a CDS encoding DMT family transporter → MDFALLAVAIAGVSLSAPLIAATAAPALAIAFWRNAMAVGVLSPFAWLRHRRELRGMGRRAFWLSIASGLVLALHFGLWLPSLTMTSVASSTALGTTTPVWTTLILFMRGHRPPRMVWLGSALAVAGVVLLTGVDLSLSPRALVGDALALGGGIAAAGYVLLGAEVRRTVSTTAYTYVCYSTTAVALLAVCLASGSALGGYDGGTWAKLVALTVAAQLLGHSLLNRVVRGLGASTTSTAILLETPGAALVAAVWLGQTPPVAAYPTLAVILAGLALVILADRRKAG, encoded by the coding sequence CTGGACTTCGCACTCCTGGCCGTCGCCATCGCCGGTGTCTCCCTCTCCGCGCCGCTGATCGCCGCCACCGCCGCGCCCGCGCTGGCCATCGCCTTCTGGCGGAACGCCATGGCCGTGGGCGTGCTGAGCCCGTTCGCCTGGTTGCGGCACCGGCGGGAGCTGCGGGGGATGGGCCGCCGTGCGTTCTGGCTGTCGATCGCGTCCGGCCTGGTGCTGGCGCTGCACTTCGGGCTGTGGCTGCCGAGCCTGACCATGACCTCGGTCGCGTCCTCGACGGCGCTGGGCACGACGACGCCGGTGTGGACCACCCTGATCCTGTTCATGCGCGGCCACCGGCCGCCGCGGATGGTGTGGCTGGGCTCCGCGCTGGCGGTCGCCGGCGTGGTGCTGCTGACCGGCGTCGACCTGTCGCTGTCACCGCGCGCCCTGGTCGGGGACGCCCTGGCACTGGGCGGCGGCATCGCGGCGGCGGGGTACGTCCTGCTCGGCGCGGAGGTGCGACGGACCGTCAGCACGACCGCGTACACCTACGTCTGCTACTCCACCACGGCCGTGGCCCTGCTGGCCGTCTGCCTGGCCTCGGGCTCGGCGCTCGGCGGTTACGACGGCGGCACCTGGGCGAAGCTCGTCGCCCTGACCGTGGCCGCGCAACTGCTCGGCCACAGCCTGCTCAACCGGGTGGTGCGCGGGCTCGGGGCGTCGACCACGTCCACGGCGATCCTGCTGGAGACGCCGGGCGCCGCCCTGGTGGCGGCGGTCTGGCTGGGCCAGACCCCGCCCGTGGCGGCCTACCCGACGCTCGCGGTGATCCTCGCGGGGCTGGCCCTGGTGATCCTGGCGGACCGCAGGAAGGCCGGTTAG
- a CDS encoding CBS domain-containing protein, with translation MPAGTSRVFVSHLSGVRVFDPNGDQVGRVRDVVVMLRVGGRPPRVLGLVVEVVSRRRIFLPITRVTGVESGQVITTGVVNMQRFEQRPTETLVLGELLDQRVTLVETGEDVTVLDVSMVRLAARRDWEIDKAFVRRGKGGPLRRSGETLTVVWSAVTGFSLDEHAQGAEALLATFDQLRAADLANVLHHLSPKRRAEVAAALDDDRLADVLEELPDDDQVEILGKLEQERAADVLEAMDPDDAADLLAELPKEEQERLLGLMEPHEAADMRRLMSYEERTAGGLMTTEPIVLRPDATVADALARVRNPDLSPALAAQVYVCRPPDETPTGKYLGTVHFQRLLRDPPFTLVSALLDSDLQPLSPDTPLPAVTSFLATYNMVSVPVVDDSGSLLGAVTVDDVLDHLLPEDWRETELHEAAQ, from the coding sequence ATGCCAGCGGGAACCTCCCGGGTCTTCGTCTCGCACCTGTCCGGGGTGCGGGTCTTCGATCCCAACGGCGACCAGGTCGGCCGGGTCCGGGACGTGGTCGTGATGCTGCGGGTCGGGGGCCGGCCGCCGCGTGTGCTGGGTCTGGTGGTGGAGGTCGTCAGCCGGCGCCGGATCTTCCTGCCGATCACGCGGGTGACGGGCGTGGAGTCCGGTCAGGTGATCACCACGGGTGTCGTCAACATGCAGCGCTTCGAACAGCGCCCGACCGAGACCCTGGTCCTCGGCGAGCTGCTTGACCAGCGGGTGACGCTGGTCGAGACCGGCGAGGACGTGACCGTGCTGGACGTGTCCATGGTGCGGCTCGCCGCGCGCCGCGACTGGGAGATCGACAAGGCCTTCGTGCGCCGCGGCAAGGGCGGCCCGCTGCGGCGCAGCGGGGAGACGCTGACCGTGGTGTGGTCCGCAGTCACCGGCTTCTCGCTGGACGAGCACGCGCAGGGCGCGGAGGCGCTGCTCGCCACCTTCGACCAGCTGCGCGCCGCCGACCTGGCGAACGTCCTGCACCACCTGTCGCCCAAGCGCCGCGCCGAGGTCGCCGCGGCCCTCGACGACGACCGCCTCGCCGACGTCCTGGAGGAGCTGCCGGACGACGACCAGGTGGAGATCCTCGGCAAGCTCGAGCAGGAGCGGGCCGCCGACGTGCTGGAGGCGATGGACCCGGACGACGCCGCCGACCTGCTGGCCGAACTGCCGAAGGAGGAGCAGGAACGGCTGCTGGGACTGATGGAGCCGCACGAGGCGGCCGACATGCGCCGGCTGATGTCGTACGAGGAGCGCACCGCCGGCGGTCTGATGACCACGGAGCCGATCGTGCTGCGCCCCGACGCCACCGTCGCCGACGCCCTGGCGCGGGTCCGCAACCCGGACCTGTCCCCCGCGCTCGCCGCCCAGGTGTACGTCTGCCGGCCGCCGGACGAGACCCCGACCGGCAAGTACCTGGGCACGGTGCACTTCCAGCGGCTGCTGCGCGACCCCCCGTTCACCCTGGTCAGCGCGCTCCTCGACAGCGACCTGCAACCACTGTCGCCGGACACCCCGCTGCCGGCGGTCACCAGCTTCCTCGCGACGTACAACATGGTGTCCGTGCCGGTCGTCGACGACAGCGGATCGCTGCTGGGCGCCGTCACCGTCGACGACGTCCTGGACCACCTGCTGCCGGAGGACTGGCGCGAGACGGAGCTGCACGAGGCGGCGCAGTGA
- a CDS encoding DUF1003 domain-containing protein, with the protein MARDGAARGGAVSDERPRVRLDQPRVPRISFLPSYDPEAFGRLSEKIARFLGTGRFIVWMTVVIIAWVAWNALAPRHLRWDSYPFIFLTLMLSLQASYAAPLILLAQNRQDDRDRVNLEQDRKANDRSIADTEYLTREVAALRLGLGEVATRDWIRSELQELLKDIDQRQRAEAE; encoded by the coding sequence CTGGCGCGAGACGGAGCTGCACGAGGCGGCGCAGTGAGCGACGAGCGCCCCCGCGTCCGCCTCGACCAGCCGCGGGTACCGCGGATCAGCTTCCTGCCCTCCTACGACCCGGAGGCGTTCGGGCGGCTCTCGGAGAAGATCGCCCGCTTCCTGGGGACCGGGCGGTTCATCGTCTGGATGACGGTGGTGATCATCGCGTGGGTGGCGTGGAACGCGCTGGCGCCCCGCCATCTGCGCTGGGACTCCTACCCCTTCATCTTCCTCACCCTGATGCTGTCGCTGCAGGCCTCCTACGCCGCCCCGCTGATCCTGCTGGCGCAGAACCGGCAGGACGACCGCGACCGGGTCAACCTGGAGCAGGACCGCAAGGCGAACGACCGCAGCATCGCCGACACCGAGTACCTGACCCGCGAGGTGGCCGCGCTGCGGCTGGGCCTGGGAGAGGTCGCCACACGCGACTGGATCCGCTCCGAACTGCAGGAGCTGCTGAAGGACATCGACCAGCGGCAGCGTGCCGAGGCGGAGTGA
- a CDS encoding Mrp/NBP35 family ATP-binding protein, translating to MATEAYGSSPSPDAVRAALATVNDPEIHKPITDLGMVKSVDIADDGAVRVGVYLTVSGCPLRDTITNLVTTAVSKVAGVTAVAVELDVMSDEQRRELATSLRGGQAEREIPFAQPGSLTRVYAVASGKGGVGKSSVTVNLAAAMAADGLKVGVVDADIYGHSVPRMLGADGRPTQVENMIMPPSANGVKVISIGMFTPGNAPVVWRGPMLHRALQQFLADVYWGDLDVLLLDLPPGTGDIAISVAQLVPNAEILVVTTPQQAAAEVAERAGTIAVQTHQKIVGVIENMSGLPCPHCGEMVDVFGSGGGERVAEGLTRTTGATVPVLGQIPIDVRLREGGDDGRPVVLTDPQSPAGSALRAIAGKLGGRQRGLAGMSLGITPRNKF from the coding sequence ATGGCTACCGAAGCGTACGGCTCCTCCCCCTCGCCCGACGCGGTGCGCGCCGCGCTCGCGACGGTGAACGACCCCGAGATCCACAAGCCGATCACCGACCTGGGCATGGTCAAGTCGGTCGACATCGCGGACGACGGCGCGGTGCGGGTCGGCGTGTACCTGACGGTGTCGGGCTGCCCGCTGCGGGACACCATCACCAACCTGGTGACCACCGCCGTGTCGAAGGTCGCCGGGGTCACCGCGGTGGCCGTCGAGCTGGACGTGATGAGCGACGAGCAGCGCCGCGAGCTGGCCACCTCGCTGCGCGGCGGGCAGGCGGAGCGGGAGATCCCCTTCGCCCAGCCCGGCTCGCTGACCCGGGTGTACGCGGTCGCCTCCGGCAAGGGCGGCGTCGGCAAGTCCTCGGTGACGGTGAACCTGGCCGCCGCGATGGCCGCCGACGGCCTGAAGGTCGGTGTGGTCGACGCCGACATCTACGGCCACAGCGTGCCGCGGATGCTGGGCGCGGACGGTCGTCCGACCCAGGTCGAGAACATGATCATGCCGCCCTCGGCCAACGGTGTGAAGGTCATCTCCATCGGCATGTTCACCCCGGGCAACGCCCCGGTCGTGTGGCGCGGCCCGATGCTCCACCGGGCGCTGCAGCAGTTCCTGGCCGACGTGTACTGGGGCGACCTGGACGTGCTGCTGCTCGACCTGCCGCCCGGCACGGGCGACATCGCCATCTCCGTCGCGCAGCTGGTCCCGAACGCCGAGATCCTCGTGGTCACCACGCCCCAGCAGGCGGCGGCCGAGGTCGCCGAGCGCGCGGGCACCATCGCCGTGCAGACCCACCAGAAGATCGTCGGCGTCATCGAGAACATGTCCGGGCTGCCCTGCCCGCACTGCGGCGAGATGGTCGACGTCTTCGGCAGCGGCGGCGGCGAGCGGGTCGCCGAGGGCCTGACCCGCACCACCGGCGCGACCGTGCCGGTGCTCGGCCAGATCCCCATCGACGTGCGGCTGCGCGAGGGCGGCGACGACGGCCGCCCGGTCGTCCTGACCGACCCGCAGTCCCCGGCCGGCTCGGCGCTGCGGGCCATCGCGGGCAAGCTGGGCGGGCGTCAGCGCGGACTGGCCGGCATGTCGCTGGGCATCACGCCGCGCAACAAGTTCTGA
- a CDS encoding sec-independent translocase: MFSDIGALEVVALVILAVLVFGPDKLPKVIKDVMQFVRKVREFSDSAKADIRSELGPEFKDFEFEDLHPKNFVRKQLLDNDELGLKEIRNGFDFKEEMSAVTDAVHGRDSGGGSGSAAGSSGTPDRLRKRDGLTPGEAPPFDSDAT, from the coding sequence GTGTTTTCAGACATAGGCGCGCTGGAGGTCGTCGCGCTCGTGATCCTTGCCGTGCTCGTGTTCGGGCCGGACAAACTGCCCAAGGTCATCAAGGACGTGATGCAGTTCGTCCGCAAGGTGCGGGAGTTCTCCGACAGCGCGAAGGCGGACATCCGCAGCGAGCTGGGTCCGGAGTTCAAGGACTTCGAATTCGAGGACCTGCACCCGAAGAACTTCGTCCGGAAGCAGTTGCTGGACAACGACGAGCTGGGCCTGAAGGAGATCCGCAACGGATTCGACTTCAAGGAGGAGATGTCGGCGGTCACCGACGCCGTGCACGGCCGCGACAGCGGCGGCGGCTCGGGTTCCGCCGCGGGGTCCTCGGGCACCCCGGACCGGCTGCGCAAGCGCGACGGCCTGACGCCCGGCGAGGCCCCGCCGTTCGACTCCGACGCCACCTGA